TGGCTTGTTTCGCTAAGTGTTTTGCTACGGGTGTAGCTCCAATAATAAGCACTTGAATAATAGGGAAATAAGTAATTTGTATACTCTTTTCATTTTTAATTACATTTTTTTCTTCTGATTTATAATACTCTGGAAGTGTTATAAATGTACTTTTATTATTTTCTTTGTTGATAGTTCTTTGAAACCCAACACGCTTTTTAATTAAGTCATTCCATATTAGAAAGTTTTTTAACATATCACTTGAAGGAGTGATTTTTTCAACTAAAAGCGTCACATTTCCACAGCAAGGCAAACACAAGTTTTTCTCTTTATTTAAGAGCTGATTTCCATAGGTAAAAGTAGTAATATCTTCTTTAAAATAACCTTCATTCAAAAGTTCGCAAAACGCATCATCGCTTCTTGGTTCTGAAATAAAACCTATTTTATTTGTGCCATCATAAGCAAAAATAGAGCCTAATGGACGTACAGAGGCACCTTTTGCAGAAATAATAGTACAAATAAAAAAATCTTTTTTTTCTTTTATCCATTGTATGGCAGATTTAATTATAAGAGCTTCATATTTTTGCATGACGTGAACCTTTTATAATTACATCTTTTAAGAGTTTTAGAAAAGAAATTTTTTTTGTAAACAAAGAAGGTGTATACTCTTCTTTGTTTATAAGTACATTAACTAAAATGTTAAACCTTTTGTTTCTAAAATAAGTTTTTTCATTCCAGAATAATATTTTGCGTAACCCGTACATCTACAAATATGTTCCCCTAAGTTATCTTCAATTACTTTTTGAACATCATTTTTATTAATAGGCTTTGTTTTTAACTTATCCATTAACAACGTTGCTTCATTTACAAAACCAGATGTACACCATCCACATTGAAAAGAAAATTGTTTAATAAATGCTTCTTGAACAGGGTTTAAGGATATAATATTATTATTTTTATCTTTTTTTGCATGTCCTTCAATAGTGGTTATTTTTTTATTATTAAAAACAGAACTAGGGTTAATACATGTTCTTTTTACCTCTTTTGATCCATCCTCATTTTCTACAATAATAACACAGGCATTGCATATACCCATTCCACAGCCAAATTTAGTACCTGTTAAGTTTCTAAATTCATGTAAATACTCAATCATCATCACTTCTTGAGGTATTTCTATGGGACCAATTTTTTTTCCGTTAATAGTGAATGTTAATTTACTCATAATTATATTTCCTTTCTTATATCTTCTGGTGTAACAGGTAAGTGATAAAATCTTTTATCAATAGCATGGTTGATTGCTTCAACAATAGAAGCAACAACAGGAATCATTACAACTTCAGCTATACCTTTACTTGGGTCTGATTTACCTAAAGGAGGAAGTAAGGTATAGTTCATATTCCAAACCCCAACATCTCTTGCTCTTGGAACGTTATATCGATCTAGATTCCATGTTCCATTTCCCGCACCATCTTGACCTAGTGGCAAACTCTCATATAATGTGTGTCCAATTCCCATTGCCACACCTCCGTGAATTTGACCCTCGACTAAATCTTTGACTAAAACAGTTCCTGGTTCTAACCAAGTATGTGTATCGAGAATTTCTACTTCTGCACTTTTTTTATTTATGCTTAATTCAACCAAAGTAGCACAAGGTGCAAGGTAAGTAACCATTGCATTTCCAATAGCGGTCGTTGGGTAAGTAACATTTTTTCTATTAATTATTGTAAATTCTTTAGACTTTTTACCATATTTAGTAGCTATTGCATCTGCATAAACTTTTTGTGTTGTACCATTAATATCAAACTGGGCACTAGCCCATGCCCATCTGTTAAAACCATGAGACATTACAGCGGTAAGTAATCCCATTTCATGTGCTTTTTTTGCCAGTGTTTTTAAATCTATTGGAGGAAATCCAGAAGCTGATAATTTCCCATTTTTCCATGAAGCTGTATGATAATCACCAAAATTAGCATTTGCATAAGCATTGTTGAAATATTTTGTTTTCCAAATCTCAATAGCTGCTGGATATAATCCATGTTGTAAAATCAATTTTGCACATAAGTCTGTTGTATGTGTTTGATAATATGAAGACATAGATGCCGCAGATGCCATCGTCACAGAAGGTGTCCATTGTGGATTTTTTTCTTCTTTATCTTGTTGTTTTTGTGAAATGAAATATGGATTGTGTGTTTCAAAGAGTTTTAATATTTTGAAATCACTTATTTCAGCCATTACTACTTCATCCGCCATGCTTCCTAAGTATTTACTTACTAAAGCACCCTGTGCTGTATCCGTACCAGGTCCCATTTCAATATAACCCACTTTAACAATAATTTCTCCATTAGGGGTAATTTCAACACTTGAACTAGGAGCGGCCGCTCCTGTGCCATAATCTTTTGTAGCAATACTGTATCCCACCCCATATTTTTTACTTGGATTTTCTTTTTCAAATTGGATTTTTTTACTGTGTCTATTTTTCCAAATTGTATGTTTCTCTCCCAACTCTAACATTTCTAAATATCGGTAATCTCCATTTGGAATGGCACCTTGAGTATTTTTATCTCCTGCTTTAGATGCATTAATACGTCTTAATGCAATAGGATCAATGTTTAAATCACTGGCTGCTTCATTCATCATCATTTCCATTGCTGCCATTGTTTGTAAGGTACCAAAACCTCTCATTGAGCCAGCAATAGGCATGGAAGAAGGATAAACACTTGCTAAAAGATCTGTTCGTGGTAGATAATATATACTTTGCATAGCACTAAGCCCTACCATTGTTACAGGACCAGAAAAGTTTGCTCGACCTCCTCCATCAATAGTGGCATCAGTAATTAAACCCTTGATTTTTTTGGTTTTTTTATCAAAAGCTAATTTAGTATTAATAACAAAAGGATGACGTTTAATTCCTGATTGAAATTGTTCAAATCTGTTATTAGATAAAGAAATAGCATTTTTAGAATATAATAAACTTAATAAACCAAAGTATGGAAAAGGAGTATGGTCTTTTCCTCCGTATCCTCCACCAATGTAGGGAGAGTGAATGACTAAATCTTTAACTTCTTTACCCTTAGGTGAAGCAGCTAACATTTCTCCTGCTTGTTTATAAAAATCCCCAGGAGATTGTGTACAAATTACCATATGAATGGTTTTGTTTTTTCTATCATACCAGCCATTAAATGCTTCAGCTTCCATCATCACAGGATCAATAGAAGGAGTAGTAAATGTTTTGTTAACTACATGCCAGTCTTCATTTTTGATATCGTTATGCAGCTCATTTGCATAATGCATAGCTTGATGGATACTATCGCCTTTTACATTACCTTTAGGCCAAACTGCTTTGTTATTTTTAATATTTGGAAAAATAAGACCATTTTGTAAAGGACTGTATTTGTCTTTTAAAAGTCCTTCTTCTCGTATAATTCTCCATGTTGAATAAGGTGCTTGTTTAGCACTTACTAAAGGATGAATAGCGTTAGAGTACTTGATTATTTTATCACTGTTTTGTAAGCTATTTTTTGCATTCTTAAAACTTATAAAATCATCATAAACTAAAACAGCAACTTCTTGACCTTCATAAGCTGGTACTTTTCCTGCGGGTAATAACATATCATTACCAAAAAAACTAGGAAAACCAATTTTATCTTTTGCAAGTGTTTGGGCTGTAATAAGTACAGCTGGTTTCATTTCATTACTTAATGAAGAAAAATCTAAACCTTCAAATACTCTGTTTGCTTTATTGACTCTTAGTATAAAAGCATAAGATTGTTTCTTTGGCCATCCTTTTATATCTTGTGATCTATAGTCTCTTCCATAAATCTTCTCACCAGTAACTTTAGCAATAGCATCGAATCTGAATTTAGGTTTTCCTAAATCTCCTTTCCAATCATTTTGTAGGAGTGTTGTATTTGTATATTCTTTAAATTTATCTGAACTAAATAGCATTGGAGCACTATAAATAGTGATACCACCAATGACACATTGTTTCAAAAATCCTCTACGTGACAAATTATTAGGAGTTTGCATTTTTTTCCTTTTCTAATACATAGAATTATTATTTTTATTATTTTGTGATTAAATAAAGTTAATCATTTTGTTTTTTTCATAGCCAACAATGCTTTACAAAAATAATCACTTATAATATATATATTACTGATGTAACATTTATGTCATTTTTTGCCTTATCTATAAGAAATAAATAGATAAAATGTGAATGTATTACTTAAATGTAACATTGATTATTACCTGATCTAGCAAGAGTTTGTTATTTGAAATTCACAGATAGATAGATTAAATAAATTTTATAAAGAATATAAATGAAAGTCTTACTTGTTGAAGATGACATACAATTAAATACTACTATTGCCTCTTATTTAGAAAGTTTATCTTTTGAAGTCATTAGTGTTGAAGATGGAGAAAAAGCGCTTGATCTTATTGATGAAAATAGTTTTGATTTATACCTACTTGATATTAACATCCCAAGTATAAATGGTTTAGACTTACTAAAATACATAAGGCAAACTAATATTCATGTAGCTATTATCATTATTACGGCTTCTTTGGAAATAAATAATCTAACTGCTGCTTATGATAATGGCTGTAATGAATACTTGAAAAAACCTTTTCACCTTAAAGAATTAGAAGTAAGAATAAATAAACTTATCAATGTACAACTAAATTCAATTCAATTCAGTAAAGATTTTTATTATTGTCAAAAAAGCAGAAACTTTATTGTGCAAGAAAAAACGCTAGACTTAAGGAAAAAAGAAAAACGATTTTTAAGTATTTTAGTAGAAAACATTGGTCAAATAGTAAGCTCACAAGAAATTATAGATTATGTTTGGGAAAATGAGATTAAAGAAACATACCCAATAAGACAGCTGGTAAATGGTATACGAAATAAACTACCTCTTAATATCATAAAAACACATATAGGTATAGGTTATAAGATTGAAAATTAGTTTTAAATTAAATCAATATCTTTATCTGATCTCTGCGCTAATACTTTTAATACTTTTTGTAGGATTATCAACACAATACTATTTTACAAAAAAAATTATTATTCAAGCTTTTTATGACAAAGCGTATAAAGAGTCTATAGATATTAAAGAAGATTTTAGATTAGCTTTTGATAAAATACAATACGAATTTAAATTACAAGAAGCTAATAATATTCAAAAATTAAATTTTGCTGTTTCTTATATCCATGATAATAAAAATGCAAAACTAGATATTTTAGAAAATGAATTAAACAAAGATGTCTTTTTAGGAAAATATGAAATATTCATTATAAATAAAAATTATATTGTCGAAAATGCTTCTTATAAACCAGATATTGGGCTTAATCTTAGCTCGTATAAAGCCAATAAAACTCTTTTTGATTTGGTCTTTGATAAGAAAATTATGATAGATATCACCCCACCTAAAATTGATTCTGCTTCTATGAATTTAAAACGATATATGATGAAACTATCACATGATGAAAATAAAATCATTCAATTATCTTATGTACTAAATTCTTATGAGCCTATTAAAAAACTCTATGAGAATCGTAAAAATAGCGTAAATACTCTTGATGTTTATGTCTTAACAAAACATATGAACCAAAAAATAGACTTTGCATCTGAAAATTTTAAAAAAATAAATTTTATTCAAAACTGGAAAAAATCAAAAGAATTTTTAAATGAATTGGCTTCTGTATTGCCACAGTTTAAAAAAGAAATATCACATATTACAACTACAAATATAAATCAAAAAAAAATAATACTTAATAAAGAGTTGTCTAAAATATTTACAAAACAAAATAAACTTTTGAGCAGCCAAAATTATAGAAGCAGAATGTCCTATTTTTACTCTTTAAGTAATGGTCTTTTTAGTGATAATGATGAAACTAAATTAATTATAAAAACAACATTTGATAATTATATTTTACAAAATGAACTTAATAAAAGTTTTTATACTTTTATTGGTATTTTCTTTTTATCATTTATTTTATTATGGTTTTTATATCGATTTGTAGTGAAAAATGTTTCTTTTAAATTGATCCGCATTATTGAATCTATACATAATAATAAAGACTCAAATGAAAAAAATATTATAGTAAAAGAGATAAATCAATTACAAAGTAATTACAATGAATTACACAAACTATTAAATGATGAAGTACAAAAGAATCAACTTCTTTTAGAAGAAAATAAACAATTTATTGCAGATATGGTACATCAAATTAGAACGCCATTAACAGTTATCATGGCCAATGCTTCAAGAATTGAGATGAAATCTTATTCTGATATTATACCTTTTGTAACTCAAATAAATTCTTCAATTAGCATGCTGTCAAATTCTTATGAAGATTTGTCTTATATTATTTCTAACGATACTATAGAATACAAAGCCCGAACTATTAATTTGTCAATTTTTTTAATGGAAAGAATTGAATTTTTTAAACATATTCTTTCTGCAAATATGAAAAACTTAAGTGAAAATATACAAAAAGATATCAGTGTTTTTATTAATGATATTGAACTAGAAAGATTACTTGATAATAATATCTCTAATGCTATAAAACATAGCATTAGAGATGCAAAATTAAGTATTTCTTTAGAACAAAAATCAAAATACGATCCGATCATACTTGTTTTTAAAAGCGAAGGGAAAATAATAAAAAACCCTACTTTACTTTTTGATAAGAATTACAGAGAGAATGATGCTAAACGAAGTTTAGGTTTGGGACTTCATATGGTAAAAACTATTTGTGATAAAAATAATATTTCGTATGAAGTAAATTCTTCAAATACACATAACAATATTAATACCTTCATATATACATTTGTTAAATAAAGTATTTTCTTCAAAGAAAACTGTGTTTTTCTATTGATTTTTTAGGTCTGTAATAAGTAAAAATAAATTATAAAATATCTTTCTTGAAACATTTTTGGATATAATGCGCATAATTAATAAATGCAGTTAAAAATTAAGAATAATATTGACTGTTATCACAAGGAATAATATGGGATTAGGTGTAGGAATTGTAGGGCTACCAAATATAGGAAAATCAACAACGTTTAATGCGTTAACAAAAGCACAAAATGCAGAAGCTCAAAATTATCCATTTTGTACTATTGAACCAAATAAAGCAATTGTACCTGTTCCAGATAAAAGACTTGATGCATTAGCAAAAATTGTAAAGCCAGATAAAATTCAGCATTCAACTATTGATTTTGTTGATATTGCTGGTTTGGTAAAAGGTGCTTCAAAAGGTGAGGGTTTAGGAAATAAATTTTTATCTAATATTAGAGAAGTAGAAGTTATTTTACATATGGTTAGATGTTTTGAAGATGAAAATGTAGTTCATGTTGAAGGTGGAATTGATCCTCTTAGAGATATTGAAATTATTGAAACAGAATTAATTTATGCAGATATCACGCAGCTTGATAAAAAATGTGAGAGATTAAAAAAAGACTCTAAGTTTGATAAAAAAGCGGCAGCTAAATTAGAAGTAGCAGCAGCTGTTTTAGCTCACTTAGAAGAATTAAAACCGGTATCTTCTTACGAAGAACAAGACAATGAAGAATTTGAAGAACTTGATGTTGAATTAAGATTTTTATCAAATAAAGATGTAATTTATGGTGCGAATGTAGATGAAGACTCATTAGCTGATGCTGGAAATAAATACGTTGATGTGGTAAAAGAACATGCTACTTCTGTAAATGCAGATGTAATTGTATTATGTGCCAAAATTGAAGAAGAATTAATTGGTTTAGAAGATGATGAAGTACAAGAGTTTTTAACAGACTTAGGTGTAAAAGAATCAGGACTAGAGCAAATTATTCATAAAGCTTTTGATAAACTAGGACTTCAATCATACTTTACAGCTGGTAAAGTAGAAGTTCGTGCTTGGACTATTAAAAAAGAAACTAAAGCTCCACAAGCAGCTGCTGTTATTCATAATGACTTTGAAAAAGGTTTCATAAAAGCAGAAGTAATTGCATACGATGACTTCATCGAATTAGGTGGAGAAGCTAAATGTAAAGAAGCTGGAAAACTTAAATTAGAAGGTAAAGATTACGTTGTTCAAGATGGCGATGTAATGCATTTTAGGTTTAATGTTTAATTCTGTAGAAAACGTGACTAACGTCACGTTTTCCAGAATTAAAGGGAAGCGTATATGCCTTAAGGCATAGCTTCACCGCGGGATAACTCATAATAAACTTTTAAAAATCACTATCATATCTTACTAAAAACTATATATCAGA
The Campylobacteraceae bacterium genome window above contains:
- a CDS encoding 2Fe-2S iron-sulfur cluster binding domain-containing protein; the encoded protein is MSKLTFTINGKKIGPIEIPQEVMMIEYLHEFRNLTGTKFGCGMGICNACVIIVENEDGSKEVKRTCINPSSVFNNKKITTIEGHAKKDKNNNIISLNPVQEAFIKQFSFQCGWCTSGFVNEATLLMDKLKTKPINKNDVQKVIEDNLGEHICRCTGYAKYYSGMKKLILETKGLTF
- a CDS encoding HAMP domain-containing histidine kinase, with protein sequence MKISFKLNQYLYLISALILLILFVGLSTQYYFTKKIIIQAFYDKAYKESIDIKEDFRLAFDKIQYEFKLQEANNIQKLNFAVSYIHDNKNAKLDILENELNKDVFLGKYEIFIINKNYIVENASYKPDIGLNLSSYKANKTLFDLVFDKKIMIDITPPKIDSASMNLKRYMMKLSHDENKIIQLSYVLNSYEPIKKLYENRKNSVNTLDVYVLTKHMNQKIDFASENFKKINFIQNWKKSKEFLNELASVLPQFKKEISHITTTNINQKKIILNKELSKIFTKQNKLLSSQNYRSRMSYFYSLSNGLFSDNDETKLIIKTTFDNYILQNELNKSFYTFIGIFFLSFILLWFLYRFVVKNVSFKLIRIIESIHNNKDSNEKNIIVKEINQLQSNYNELHKLLNDEVQKNQLLLEENKQFIADMVHQIRTPLTVIMANASRIEMKSYSDIIPFVTQINSSISMLSNSYEDLSYIISNDTIEYKARTINLSIFLMERIEFFKHILSANMKNLSENIQKDISVFINDIELERLLDNNISNAIKHSIRDAKLSISLEQKSKYDPIILVFKSEGKIIKNPTLLFDKNYRENDAKRSLGLGLHMVKTICDKNNISYEVNSSNTHNNINTFIYTFVK
- a CDS encoding response regulator transcription factor, which gives rise to MKVLLVEDDIQLNTTIASYLESLSFEVISVEDGEKALDLIDENSFDLYLLDINIPSINGLDLLKYIRQTNIHVAIIIITASLEINNLTAAYDNGCNEYLKKPFHLKELEVRINKLINVQLNSIQFSKDFYYCQKSRNFIVQEKTLDLRKKEKRFLSILVENIGQIVSSQEIIDYVWENEIKETYPIRQLVNGIRNKLPLNIIKTHIGIGYKIEN
- the ychF gene encoding redox-regulated ATPase YchF; translated protein: MGLGVGIVGLPNIGKSTTFNALTKAQNAEAQNYPFCTIEPNKAIVPVPDKRLDALAKIVKPDKIQHSTIDFVDIAGLVKGASKGEGLGNKFLSNIREVEVILHMVRCFEDENVVHVEGGIDPLRDIEIIETELIYADITQLDKKCERLKKDSKFDKKAAAKLEVAAAVLAHLEELKPVSSYEEQDNEEFEELDVELRFLSNKDVIYGANVDEDSLADAGNKYVDVVKEHATSVNADVIVLCAKIEEELIGLEDDEVQEFLTDLGVKESGLEQIIHKAFDKLGLQSYFTAGKVEVRAWTIKKETKAPQAAAVIHNDFEKGFIKAEVIAYDDFIELGGEAKCKEAGKLKLEGKDYVVQDGDVMHFRFNV
- a CDS encoding xanthine dehydrogenase family protein molybdopterin-binding subunit, with protein sequence MQTPNNLSRRGFLKQCVIGGITIYSAPMLFSSDKFKEYTNTTLLQNDWKGDLGKPKFRFDAIAKVTGEKIYGRDYRSQDIKGWPKKQSYAFILRVNKANRVFEGLDFSSLSNEMKPAVLITAQTLAKDKIGFPSFFGNDMLLPAGKVPAYEGQEVAVLVYDDFISFKNAKNSLQNSDKIIKYSNAIHPLVSAKQAPYSTWRIIREEGLLKDKYSPLQNGLIFPNIKNNKAVWPKGNVKGDSIHQAMHYANELHNDIKNEDWHVVNKTFTTPSIDPVMMEAEAFNGWYDRKNKTIHMVICTQSPGDFYKQAGEMLAASPKGKEVKDLVIHSPYIGGGYGGKDHTPFPYFGLLSLLYSKNAISLSNNRFEQFQSGIKRHPFVINTKLAFDKKTKKIKGLITDATIDGGGRANFSGPVTMVGLSAMQSIYYLPRTDLLASVYPSSMPIAGSMRGFGTLQTMAAMEMMMNEAASDLNIDPIALRRINASKAGDKNTQGAIPNGDYRYLEMLELGEKHTIWKNRHSKKIQFEKENPSKKYGVGYSIATKDYGTGAAAPSSSVEITPNGEIIVKVGYIEMGPGTDTAQGALVSKYLGSMADEVVMAEISDFKILKLFETHNPYFISQKQQDKEEKNPQWTPSVTMASAASMSSYYQTHTTDLCAKLILQHGLYPAAIEIWKTKYFNNAYANANFGDYHTASWKNGKLSASGFPPIDLKTLAKKAHEMGLLTAVMSHGFNRWAWASAQFDINGTTQKVYADAIATKYGKKSKEFTIINRKNVTYPTTAIGNAMVTYLAPCATLVELSINKKSAEVEILDTHTWLEPGTVLVKDLVEGQIHGGVAMGIGHTLYESLPLGQDGAGNGTWNLDRYNVPRARDVGVWNMNYTLLPPLGKSDPSKGIAEVVMIPVVASIVEAINHAIDKRFYHLPVTPEDIRKEI
- a CDS encoding XdhC family protein, whose product is MQKYEALIIKSAIQWIKEKKDFFICTIISAKGASVRPLGSIFAYDGTNKIGFISEPRSDDAFCELLNEGYFKEDITTFTYGNQLLNKEKNLCLPCCGNVTLLVEKITPSSDMLKNFLIWNDLIKKRVGFQRTINKENNKSTFITLPEYYKSEEKNVIKNEKSIQITYFPIIQVLIIGATPVAKHLAKQASDLGFYVKLCENRKLFLDNLVYEGVNNNFELCKEASDLFVRKRVDKHTAVVALAHDPSIDDDAISFSLNSNAFYVGAIGSSKNNNKRTKRLKNAGMNEIILSKLRAPIGLMIHSQTPTEIAVSIIAELISLRHTL